The Falco biarmicus isolate bFalBia1 chromosome 1, bFalBia1.pri, whole genome shotgun sequence DNA segment TTTTCGAACTTTTCAGCAGACCAGATGTGCTATCATTTCCCAAGGCCTCCAAGAAATTTCTATAGTTGACCCATTACTGAGTACAGAGCTCAGGATAAGGGAAGAACTGCTTTTTTAGCACTTGCCACAttagattttctttctccacaACAACATCACACCTCTGAAGGATCCTTATCTTTGTTTCAGCTTCTAAAGCCTCAGAGGATTCTGTGATGAGATttctcacacacaaaaatcaagATAACAAAAACAGATGGTTGTGCACAAAGGTGAAACAGTGTTGGCTGGCTCCAGTAGTCACTAGATTTCCTCCATGTgggcaataaaaataattgcattcaCTTCATAATTACCTTGAACTGTTAttgtaaaaatggaaaactgattttCCACATCCAGTGGCTTGAGATCGTCCTGGTTATGCTGTGAGACTTTATACTGCATATTTGTGTGCGGGTGCTGTTACTGGTGTTCAGCAGTGTATGAGCCTCACGTGTGTGTGGGACTGGGCAGTTTTTCACTAGTGGAGGCTCTTGCTTTACTTCTTTGCAGATTTTCCTCTGGTATATTAGATGAAGTAGGGAGGCCATGCTCTTATCCAATTACCATGTGGAagcaaattacttttatttatcaTCTTGTAATATTTATgcattgcattattttttcccttctctcagATGACTGATGTTTCTGCCTTCTGAGCCTCTCTTGGTTATTTATCACTGTCTGTTTTAGCTGACAAGTATCTTGTGAAAACACAAGGCACCACCttcatttctccttccagcCAATCCTTTTCTACTTCAGCTTCAATATAATAAAAATCCATGtaccttttccatttcctgtAAGCTATGGTATTTGTACAGCAAATCCTCTGTGTTTGCTGCAGCCACAGTACTACAGATTTTCATTAGTGCAACTGTGGTCAGACAAAGTAAGACACACAGCTCCAGTTTTGCCCTGAGGCTGTTTGCAACTTCTCGTTTATCAGTTACAAGCAAAAACTATTCCAGAGTTCATTACTGGAAAGACTGAAAGCTTTGCTTTACAATacattgccaaaaaaaaaaaaagagagatctAAGATAtgtactaaaaaaataattacaaaattatttctcctgCTTTTAGTGTGATAAGGTATCATTTCAGTTGTCTTAATGAACAGAATTACAAGTAGATTCATTCACTAGAATACTGCCACTGCACAGGAATGACCCACAAGGGTTTGTACGCCTGGGACAAAAGCCTTAAACCTGCGTAACAATTTGTACTTGTAAAAAGCCTAGAGAAGGCTGAGTAGCCTGCAAATGGTTGGGTATATAATGTGCaaagcagcaataaaatctGAACCACAGGTGCTCCTTCTCTGTTCTTGCACAGAGGAACAATGCTCCTCTAGCATGGAATGGCAAAGTGCTTCCTCATACCATCAGAGACCCCTCAGAAAGGCAAAGTACAGGGggcaaagaaggaaagacaCCACTATCCCATTTGCAGGGCTGCTGACAGCACAGGTCCTGTTGGTCACATCGGGAGGCAAAAGCTATCTTCCCCAAGCTGGAGCTTTCCTTAAAGCACCACCTCTGGGAAGCAAAggattacagaagaaaattagtgttaatttgtaataataatagtaaaacAGGATACATTTCTGGCTGTCCTATTTGCAGAGAAAGGCTAGAGAAGCCAAAACAGAGGAGCCAAATACATGGGGGTTTTGCTAGAGGATGAGAAGGGGCAGAGGACCTGGCTTTTGCCAAACTCTTTGGATTGGGTGCATGGCTACTCTTTGCCAAAATTTTCCAAAGCGGATGGGAGACCTACCAGGAGCACAAGTCTTGCCCTTACTTGGCACAGAGCAGAACTCCTATTTCCTTGCACAGCTGCATTTACTGTCTGAAATGCAGCAACATGGCTCGGGCAGCTCAATCCCTTGGTTTGTTTGCTCGCAACATGTAACAACTGTCAGATTACTAGCACCATTTATTCCAGTTCTTGGTATTTCACTTCCCCAGTGTTAAACCAAGCTCCTTGCTTACTCTCATCACTAGCCATCAGGAAAAGAAGGCCTGAACGCAAAAGCCCTCACATTTCTGACTTAATACCACTGGTTAGCGGTCTCAGAAGTGACTTGGAGCTACAGAGGAAACACTATAGAGTGTTTGGTTCCTTGTCACAGATTTGGGCCTTATCCAGCATTGCCACACCAGGCTAGGCACCCCTGCCATTCCCAGTGAAGGAAGCTCCTGTGGTAAGCTCTGCTTCTCATCTAGATGGTTATCTCCCTAGGCAGAGAGTGCTTGGGCTCCTGCTCCCTACTACCCTGAGAAACCGGCTGGTGGAGGACAAGGAAAGTGAGCAACAGTAAGTCTATTTCTTGTCACAGTGATGAGTTTTAGTGAGGCAGCATCCCCTGGGATTTATGAAGCACAGCTCCAGATCTGTGATCAGAGGAACAGTGTCAACTACTATTGTCAAATAGCTATATCTGTGTTCTGCTGACACTCTTCATCTTGGGCATGTTTGTATGCAAATGCATTGGCGCCTGCTATCTTGAGTGAATACCAACATCGCCATGAAAACACTTTCCACAGCAGTTGACTCTGTGGGGTCAGCTAAGCGTTTGGCACGTAATccatttgaataaaaatattttcaattgttttgaaaatatgttgaatgaaaacaataaagatAAATAGTCTGTCTCCATAAGGACAGCAGAAAAGAATATACTACTACAGCTAGCCTGTATATCCTGCTTTGTTACAACACACAAGCAGCCATTTTTTTGCAAGAGAATATCAGATTCACATCTACCTACCTTAACATGCAGacattttaatgaatatataaaaatacagaccCGTTATAAACATTGTACTACTGTTGAATTCTAAAAATGGAGAAGACACCAGAACACAATGATTTCTTTCACTGCTCTGCTTGTTCCAAACCTGAGGCAtatcagaataaatattttttttttactgcatttgcTACCTGGAAGTAAAACAATTGCAGAGATGTTATTGAATTTCATTGACAAGCAAAATATAGACAAGCTACAATGCTTTCCCAAGAATTAGGTGTGAGTAAATATATCAGGGAATGATAGGCCGAGACAGAATATAAATTAGAAACTTTTAGGTAAAACTCAGTAAGAAGAACGAAGAAAAAACACCTGCCCTTTTAGCGTTGCTACCTAacactcattttcttttcccagggAGAGGGCTGCCCTACACAGAGTGACAACAGAATGTCACCTTCCATCGTTACTCCATAGATAAGGGAAAACCAGTGTACACCTCATCATCTGAGGTGGCAGCTGAACCTTAGCTGAACAAAAAAGGGTCCACTCCAAGTTTCCTTTCATAAGCAAAGAGGTGTACCAACCAGCATTTCCCTTCCCTCAGATACAAGCTCATCAGAATTTGGATACTCGTGCCTtcatttaaattccattttcagtAAGGAATTTGTAAGTGTCCTATAGGCACCTGCACTCATTCCTTAATTTTATGCCTTCTGCCACCAAGTAATTTTGCTATTCTTTCAAGTTAGGAACACCTCCATCCCCCTGTCTCTTTAGGTGTCTCCATGGTAGATAAAATACATGTGGAAGACAATTTTGAATTCTGCATCCAAGTCAGCTGCTGTCAGCTGTCAATGTCAAGGTGCCGGTGCTGGCCTGTTATGTAGGCTGGTACCATTTCTATGTGAGTTGTACAATATAGTAtcttatattattttatatatgtgtgtatatatatatatataaatatataatacaaaaaaaaaaatgttagaagtTTGTCACAGTTCAGATTCGATTTAGAATTTTGGTTCAGTGTCTTATGAAACTATAGGTTCTACAGGGCCAGAAAACAGATTGTGGCCCGCAAAGTTAATCTCAATCAGTTAAATTTGGAAGTAAGTAAGTAAATTTGGAGCATACAGTTTCCGCACCTACCTTAAATTGGTCTTTTCAGCTCCATCAAGCAGTCGAATAAAAAGTCCTGCGTCCCTTATGTTCAGGCCATTACACCAGCAAAAGCATTGCTATTACAACACAGCAGGCATAGATAATTGTAGCTTGAAACCAagatagaatcacagaatcatttaggttggaaaagacctttaagatcatcaagtccaaccactaacccagcactgccaagcccaccactaaaccctaTCCCaaacaccacatctacacatcttttaaacacctccggggtggtgactccaccatctccctggacagcctgttccgATGTCTGACCAcctttttggtgaagaattttttcctaatatccaatttaaaccttccctggtgcaacttgaggccgtttcctcttgtcccatcgCTTGTTACTTGGGCAAAGAGACCAACCTCTACtttgctacaacctcctttccaggtagttgtagagagtgaaAAGGTTccctctgagcctccttttctccaggctaaaccaccccagttccctaCCCAGATTCAATATCAAGAAAGTTCAgacttgaaaaaaaagtcttccttagTAAAAAACTTGTTGGTTTTGCCAACAATAATctaataaattataaaataggAGAATTTACTTCACAGTGTGAATAAACCATGTGGGAAAAGTGCTACTCACATTTTGTAGCAGGAAAACTGCAACATGGAGAGATGATGAATTTCCCCAAGACCACGTGAGAGTTCAGGAACACAGCTAAGAAATGAATCCAGCTATATTGTacttcagcatattttaaaCATACTGTAATCCTTCATGTTTGTAGGCTTCTCTCCTGACCTATGTAGCTTGCAAGCAGGGAAGCAAAATCAACTGTGGTCTAATACCAACTGTACagaaaaagatttcattttcagtgaaatgggATTGGATTTTGATACATTCAGGCACAAAGTTTGTGCTTCTTCAGAAAGCTTTAATTTAATCACTGCTTTTCATGGCTGAGCAATTTCACTGCTGCCTAAATGCCAGATTACTTTGAGTAAATGGATTTCTCAAGAACtcaaattatcttttttcctccacataAACCACTCAGGTTGTTGATTTGTTAGCTTAACACAACACAATGTGCCAGTTTACATCCTGTCTGGCTTTCCTctcctttgggaaaggaaagaatttatAGAGCCCACAGAAGGAATAGAACCCTCAGCAGTCTTACTGGTCATTTTTGTACACCTTGTTGTAAAAATCAAACTAACAGTATTTGTTGCTTTTCCTATCTGAGCAGGCTCAGAACACAGACCGTTAAAATAAACCGTGGAGGGGTGAGTATATGGAAGCTTTGCATGTATTTCAGCACACAGTATATCCAGACCAGTCACATTTCTTCAGATCAATTTCAAGCATACTAAagttcccttttaaaaaatatcttttaaggCACATTGCAACATGAGTAAGAAAATGGACTCAAATTCTTCATTCTATTGGCCTCACGTGCTGAGTTATAATGGGACGTACAAATACCTCTACTTAGAAGGCAATGTCTCCTATGTGGACTTCTACCTTCATCAGCCTCCAGTGGCAGCTGTTTTCATCATCTCTTACCTCCTAAtcttcctgctctgcatggTTGGCAACGGAGTGGTTTGCTTTATTGTCCTGAGGAGCAAACATATGCGTACAGTCACAAACCTTTTCATCTTAAACCTGGCTGTCAGCGATTTACTGGTGGGAATCTTCTGCATGCCCACCACCCTCCTGGACAACATCATTGCAGGTAGGCTGGTTGGCACCATGCAGCAGAAAGAGCTTGAGGGGGACTCGCCTGCATTTCTGAATGCTGGCTTCCCTAGGGGCCCTAGCGCCGGGGGTGTATTCCTGAGTGGGCTCTGTAGGCGTTTCAAGCCACTGCAAGTCAGAGGTGAGAAAGACAAGCCTCTAACCCACCTTCCGACTGGGGCTGTCCTTGCTGACTTGCATGTCCCTCATCTTTAGGAAGGGATTCTCCCACTACCAGGTCATATGTTTAGGAAGGCTTGGAGGATGCTACGAGTCAGATGCAGAGAACAGTCAACTGTAGTGGTCCATTCCCTTTCTTGTCTTGAGATCTCGTTTTAATGGGATGTTAAAccaaaaatgtttgctttgctgttttttggAACATCAGAAACTCACCCAAGGCATCTGgcaaagcatttatttacttAACCTCAGCCTTCCTAACCCCTGTTTTGGCCtgacagaacaaaataaatgtgttaaTTCTAGGGTGGAAATATCCTTTTATGTGTATAAGCATAGTGCTGCAGTGAGACCGCAGCTATTTCAACTGCCTGTTTCCTTCCAGGATGGCCATTTGGGAGCCTGGTTTGCAAGATGAGTGGAATGGTCCAAGGAATCTCTGTTTCTGCCTCTGTCTTCACTCTAGTTGCTATCGCCGTAGACAGGTAAGAGGATGCAGAGACTGTAAACTCTTGCTTTCATCTCCCTCTGGCCACGCTGAGGCCGATTCAGTAACCCAcacaacactgaaataaatcagaggTATTTTGCTCCTAAGGctattaagcaaaaaaaaaaaaaaaaaaaatttttttttttttaaattgtggcCAGGTCTAAAGAGCAGTCCTAGCAATTTGCTCCTCCAATGGTTTCTCTTATGAAGGTACAGCTGGGCTACAATTCTGGCTGCCTAGAATTGATTTGTTCCTTAGTTTGTAAACTAGACAGCAGAGGCACTACTACTGCTTTGGTTAAATGAAGTAGtagaagcagcaggcaggtaCAGAGACAGATCAAAAGGAGGAAATTTTAACAGCAAATGTGACTTTTTGTAAAGATTGATTTTACCAATGCAGCTCTTAAATGGAGCAGCTAAATGCAACTCCACTGGTTTATGCAGGATGAGATGATTGCATCTGTACTTTTTACAAACTGCACAATTTAAAGTGTGCACATATACTTGCCTGCTGGATTAAGCATTCCTTGAATGGCTTCTCCACATATGTCCCCTGGTATCTTTGCTACAGGTTTCGATGCATTGTTTATCCATTTAAGCAGAAGCTGACCATTTCAACTGCAGTCGCCATTATAGCGGTCATCTGGATTCTGGCCATTGCAATCATGTGTCCTTCCGCAGTCACGCTGCAGGTACAAGAAGAGAAACATTTCAGGGTGATCATTGGCTACAGCAACGAAACCCGCCCTGTATACTGGTGCCGGGAGGACTGGCCTAACCCGGGAATGAGAAAGATCTATACGACAGTTCTGTTTGCCAACATCTATCTGGCTCCCCTGTCGCTCATTGTTATCATGTATGCTAGGATTAGCATTGCTCTCTTCAACACAGCGATGCCCGTGGTGGGAAAACACAGCCAGGAACAGCGGCACAGTGTGtccaagaagaaacaaaaagtcaTCAAAATGCTCATTATTGTGGCTTTGCTTTTCACCCTGTCCTGGCTTCCCTTGTGGACTCTGATGATGCTTTCAGACTATGCCAACCTTTCAGATATCCAGTTGCAGATCATCAACATTTACATCTATCCCTTTGCTCACTGGCTGGCCTTTTTCAACAGCAGCGTCAACCCCATCATCTACGgtttctttaatgaaaattttcGCCGAGGCTTTCAGTCAGTCTTTAAacttcagctctgctccaggGAGATTGTTCACAGGGAGGTCCCTTCCCAGCGAGGCCAAAGCAATGCCATTTTGCCAGCTGCCAACTACCAGACACCCCAGGATCACGCCTGTCAAAATGCTAAGGGAGAGGGGAAGACAGTTAAGAAAGGAAATTGGGTGAATAACCAGCAGGATTTGATAATGGAGGATCTAGAAGAGCCCTGCAGTGATAGGATTAAGTGAAACATGCTATGAACTGCCTAAATGATTTATGCCTAGCAGAGTTTATGTATTCGGTTGTAAAACTCATGCTTTGCAGCCCTTTCTGACAAAAACGTCAAGAAGTTTCTGTTTTTAAGTAGATACACAACTTCCACAATATCTGAACATTTGATCTAAGTAGGAAAACAAATTCAGCCCTTTCTGTTACCAGCTCAAACCAGTGGCAACTCTCCTGCAGTCAGCGATGATTCACTGCTCTTTAACTGGGCTAGAGCAAAGACATGATTAAAATGGGATTACCTTCCATTTATGTGAcataagagaaaaagagagctAAGATTATTGACTCAGATACAATTACTCTGGATACTCACTGATGAAGAGAccattcattcattttcttctgtgaatcTCTCAGAGCAGCTGAAACAGAGTTTGCTTGAACAATATTTATGGTATTATTCCACTAGCTGTTGTTAATACCTACAATTTTCTTGTGATACCAGGCAATGAACGCATCACTACTGTTGGTAGCATCCAGCTATACTGTGAAGCTGGAAAAAGGAGGGAACCACAAGACCTGAGCATATGCCCCTCCTGGGAGTTCAACTGTTGGAGCTCAGGGTAGCTCTGAGCCAGCGCGGCTGAGGGTGTCCCCTTGTTGCatcaagaaataatttcattattgcAAATACGAATACACATTCTAATATGAATACACCAAAATACCTGctacagagatttaaaaaacagtCCTCTGCTAAAAGCAAGACTAATCCAATAAACTCACTTCTTGATTTAAcataaatttctcttttttcagctATGGATGCTTGGTACTACTCTTTCAGCTTCTTCTGTGAAGCCTAAACCTGTTCCTTGAATTTGTCAATCTGTTATTCTATAACTCTCATTAACTGAAATATTGGAGATATAGTCTGAATATTTGAATGGAACTCACAGGTTCCTGGGTCTTCTTCTGGTTGTACTCATATTGTTTCTGCCCAGACATTTTGAATGCCAATCAGTTCCTACCCAAATGATGAAAAGGTAACATCTTCAGTCACGTTCCGTTCCATTTCACAACCTTTTCTGGTTGCCCCCTTGTTAATTCTGTGATATTAATTATTGTTGCAGCCAGAGAAATAAATAGGAGTGAAAACTTGAGAAATAAAGgataaaaaatgaattttgtgGTACATTTTGGAGGGAAACTCAGTTCTATTTTGGGGGGATATGCGTCACCTAAAAAGACTGCAATTTCAATACTAGCAGGAGATAAAACACCTTTAAGGCCCATTCAGTCTGTCAGAACTCAGCAGGTGCAGTGACCAACCTTGAAAGCATCTCACAGACTTCCTGTAATCAGTGAGGAATGGTGGTTACCGCAAGGACCAGCCTACACAGATCCGCTAAAGGATTAGAGCATCATCATGCCTTATCCTGTGAAGGTCTATCTATAGGGGCCAAACACCAGGTAAGGTCATTCCACAATGCAGTCCTTCTTCAGGTAAATCGGAGGTACTCCAATTCAGGTCGTGACATACTTGCACAATTAAGGAAAACTGACAACTTATCAAACTATGTCATCCCGAAATATGTTCCTTTCTgaatgctggaaaataaaaggaacacGTCTGGGgcacagtgggaagaaaagctgccAGAACAGCTCTGATTTCACAGATGGTTTTTATAGTGCATTTTATGTAGGCTGGGATTTTCAAAGGATCTAAGCAAATACAGATGTCTGATCCCATTGTGTTGAAAACCACAGCACAAAGGTTTTCAGAGCTCCAGATATTCCACACTTCCTGCACCCCTTCCGTCCAGTCCTTTGTCCTTCACTTGTAGGCTGAGAAAATGAGACCTGTTCTGCCTGTCAGTTTGCCTTGCCCGGATTCCCAAAGCTTATCGCTCTGTCAAGACTGGGACCGGtactatttaatatcttcatcagtgacatggacagtgggatcgagCGCACCCGCAGCAATTGTGCAGGTGAccccaagctgtgtggtgcagtagacatgctggagggaaaggatgGCATCCAAGGGGACCTGGACAGGCACAAggagtgggcccatgtgaaccttGTGAAGGTCAACAAGGCCCAGTGCAAGCTCCTGCACCTACACTGGGGCAATCCCCAGTAGCAGTACAGGCAGGGGGATGAATGGagtgagagcagccctgtggagaaggactcAGGGGTAGCGGTGGATGTTAAACTGGATgtgagctggcaatgtgtgcttACCATCCAGAAAGCCAGTCGTGTCCTGGGCTCCATAAAGAGAAGCATGGTCACTATACACCTTGCAGGGCATACCGTGTATTGATTTTAGAGTCCTATTTAATATGCTCATACTTGAGACAGCCTCTTGTTACAGTACGTGGGGTTGTTTCTCAAAAAGCTTTTGCCAAAGATGCGTTTTCCTGATTAAGACTAAGGACCAGACGAACTCCAGAGGTCCTAGCCAACCTGTATCATTTTGTGCTTCCGAATGATTCAGCaatgtcttgaaaatattttgaagtgcaAGGATATGCTCATGTTCACCCCAGTTCagcaaaacattcaaaaaattaaaaaagtacTCGAAATGCCCTGAAGCGCTTGGCTCAAGCTGGTGATTCTCAAGACAGCCTTAATATTTCACTGCAGAACAAGGATGCTGAAGTAAAAGCCATCAAATGGTTTGCCTTCACTAGATGCTGACCTGTGCTAAATGTAGAAGTTATGCTTTTAAgacaatttcaaaattaaaaaaaaattgctttgtaaAAATTGATTTTCAGAATGTTCTCTGCCACCCCTAAACAACAAACCCCACTGTGACTGATCTGTAACTATCTATAACACAAAATGTCAAAAAGTTCTacaagaattaatttaaaaagcattgtTTCGTTCTGGAAACACTGTCTGATGAAGTAATTAGCCTTTGTGGAAGAAACCGAAGGGACactgataaaaggaaaagaaaattctatGGGCTGACAGGATTTTATGaagtatttcaatttttttaggAGTACGCTTTCCAGCTGGACACACAGCTATCAGCATTTTCCCATTTGCCCTACATAAAAGGCATGTTCGTAAGACTATGTCAGTGAACACAGTTTGTCCTCTGGATTCCTGACAATCCTTGCTACCATTAGATAATTATTTCACgtcctgcttttccttttgttgtgaTTCCAGTAGCACTAATGAAAAGTCAGCATGTCTGGTTATGTGGTTCACAACCACACAACCAATTAGACATCACTGCACTTCGAACAGGTAGCTGAGAGattaatcattaaaaaaataa contains these protein-coding regions:
- the NPFFR2 gene encoding neuropeptide FF receptor 2, translating into MSKKMDSNSSFYWPHVLSYNGTYKYLYLEGNVSYVDFYLHQPPVAAVFIISYLLIFLLCMVGNGVVCFIVLRSKHMRTVTNLFILNLAVSDLLVGIFCMPTTLLDNIIAGWPFGSLVCKMSGMVQGISVSASVFTLVAIAVDRFRCIVYPFKQKLTISTAVAIIAVIWILAIAIMCPSAVTLQVQEEKHFRVIIGYSNETRPVYWCREDWPNPGMRKIYTTVLFANIYLAPLSLIVIMYARISIALFNTAMPVVGKHSQEQRHSVSKKKQKVIKMLIIVALLFTLSWLPLWTLMMLSDYANLSDIQLQIINIYIYPFAHWLAFFNSSVNPIIYGFFNENFRRGFQSVFKLQLCSREIVHREVPSQRGQSNAILPAANYQTPQDHACQNAKGEGKTVKKGNWVNNQQDLIMEDLEEPCSDRIK